The DNA window ACAGAACTACATAATTAATTCTTGGCATAGGCTTTTTACCACtttgaaaaaaagaaagaaagaaagaatctTCTATATGTGATGCTTCATATACTAGAGTGTAGTAAAAGGAGTGTTGTTTCTTTATTGATGGTGATCAGTAGTGTCTCCAGTCTCTCAATTTGGCTCTCAAAAGAGGGAATAGAAAGCATTATATTGAATACTTTAGGATGAATTAAGAATGGCTTTCATCTCTTTTATAGCTATTATCTTTCGTGGTTTTAGTACTAATAGGTGAAACTTAAGCCTAGCTGTTGGACTACGTTTGTAACAAGTGTGGATCTTCCTTTAGCCTGATACTTATCTTCAAAATTATCTCCGATTATTTGGTACCAGAATTTGCTTATTTGCCACTTAAGGTTTCTGATAATGTAGGATGCAATCAATGCCTACTGCTGCAGATAGTGTTATTTTTCCATTCTTTTTGGTGACAAACTCTTATTTTTTGCATCTAAATATGGGATTTTGCTTCTAGGGTACAAATGATGAGATTGTTGACTTCTCACATGGCAAGCGACTATGGGAGCTTGCCAGAGAGAAATACGATCCGTTGTGGGTGAAAGGTGCAGGCCACTGCAATATAGAAACATTTCCTGAGTACATCAAACATTTGAGgaaattcgtaaatgcaatgGAAAAACTTTCCTTCTCCAAAAGAGACAAGGTGCAAACTGATCCTAGCCAAGCCTCGGGAGAATTAAAAACCAACAAATGCTTGATGTTTACAAAAAAATAGCAGCTCTACTCATAGAAGTTCACCTCCGCAAAACCAGTTACTCAACTCGTGTGCTTTGTGTAAAGGGTTCGAATCATTAATTGCTAAGCAAGAACATGCAATTCAGATGCGGAACAGTATAGGGGATGAAGATGCATATCAAGATTGAAGATGATCCAATCTAGGCAACAGCTTTTCGCGATCCATCAAGGTAAAATTGATTTGCTGTCTGTGATGCTTATATTTCCAGAAAACTCGACTTATCATCACCTAGTGTATACTACTAGAATTCCTTTGTTTAGCTGCAAGAGTTAGTGTAGTAATAGATTGTTTACAATGCACCGTTGTTCATTCTTGTGTAGTGCCTCTGCTCGTGAGAACGTGGTCGTGATGATGTTCTAACATTTATGTGAACTCTTGTGCATACACACCTGCTGAGGCTCTATACAATTCTTTCATGCTTTTCCTCATTGTTTATTCTACATATTGGCTCTTACTGTTTTAACCTTTATTGATTGATTTTTGAGATTATTGCATGCTCCTCGCAGGCGGAGATTCTTGTTGGTTTATTTCCCTCTATTTATCTCAGCTACTAGCATAATTTTTcctcaaaaaaataaataaaaacgtGTGTTTCTATATGCAATGTCCTCTGATTTTACATTGATCCTGTACACTTCATCTGTATATCAAAGaaaaattttccaaaaaaaggATTAAGTAAAAGCATTCAAATTGGAAATAATTTCTCAGATTCTAATTTATCACGGTAATTTAAACCATACACCCGAGAAATATGTTTAACTGATTAAGATTAAAAAATTTTGGTGGATTTAAAATCCAACGGCCAAGATCCTCAACTGAACTCTGGGtcatgatgaatgatgaaaacCATAAAGCTACcaaaaatatgaaacaaataGAAAGAAGCAAACTATAGGTGTGTTCTATTTCAAAGgaatatatattactccatatttgaTTTATGAGATTGCATTTCATAACTTAATCATAGATAGATAACTATATGATAACGGGTCATAGCCACCATCTCTAATTAAAATAATCGTACAACTTAATTCTAAATGAATAATATGATAACTAATCATATCAACCGAATGACATCTATATATATCAATGGCCTgggaataaaaagaaaaaaaaatccaaaagactAACTTAATCTTGAACAGAGATAATCGTgtatataaaaaagaaatttcGAGTTTTGGAATATAGTCGTAGAAGATACTTATTAATTTTCAGGCGTTTTAAAGATGATTAAGTTATTGGAAAGTTCCAAATCATAGATTGTCACAATGTATACTATCAAACAAGACTTTATTGTCTCCCTTTCACCATTATGGCCATATGCTAGCGATATTTATTTAGTGATAAGAAAATCCCAATATTCATATATATGTTAGAGATTTTGTACCTTCATGTGTATGAAATCCAATTAGTAGAAACAATATTAGTGAGTCTTGATTCATACCCCTCCAGGCTCCAACTAGAATATTTATAAAGATGAAGAGAAGAAGATAGCGACTGAATTCGGTTATATAGATTTCATTCATAGTAGTAACCTTTTCCTTTTCAAAATACGGAAATTTTGCAATGCTCAAAGTTGCAAATGATTTCCccaaaaggaaaaatgagaatATCATTAGCATTCAAGTAAAGATTCTGCTTGACTTGATATAACCACCGTAATTTATGAtgaattacataaaaaaaacctCAACCAAATGCCATATCAATGTCATAAATTTAGGGACAGGCAAGGAACTCCCATAAATACATCATTACCGTAGAAAACCTTAAAATTTCCAAAAACAGCAAACTTCCCCTAATTTAAATATCAAAAAAACACGTGCAAAATTTATTGGTCGATGCAAATCCAACGGCCAAGATCCCCAATTTAACTACGATCTACTGAAGTGATGGTAGGCATGATCAACACCCGATTAAATCCAAAAAGTCTTCCACTCCACCACCAAATAAAAATTGCgtgctagagagagagagagagaggtagaAAAAGTTGAAAGCAGCAGATTAGATTATAAAACAAAGCTCCATTATTCACATACACCGCACACAATCATCTGTATCGATATTCTATAAAATATTCACACCCTTTCTCACAAATCACTGCTGAGAGAGGGAGATACGATTTGGTGTTTGTGTTGGGTTGAAAGCAATCACAGTGCACTGGCCATCTCCATCATTGTCCACTCCTACAGCTATTATCTACTTCAATTAACCCCctctttccctctctctccctctctctctttctacaCACGCACACGCTCTTACTTGTGTTTCTGTTTCTGATCTCTCCCTATCGTACCATCTTCTTCGGTCAATGCTTCAATATTGGATACCAAAAGAAGCTCTTTTTTGCATCTGGGTTTTTTGTGGGAGTtttaaagatttgatttttagcCTCTGGTTTCAGTGTTAGTTGGATTTTTGACGACTTGGGTTCTTGAAATAGTCTGTGGATTGAATATTTGAGTTGTGAAAAAATGGTTGTGGAAGGAATTAGAGGGGATGCTGAGAATTTTCCGGTTGGGATGCGTGTTCTTGCTGTTGATGATGACCCAACTTGCTTGAAGTTATTGGAGACTTTGCTCAGAAAATGCCACTACAATGGTTTGGTTTTCCTCTTCAAAATTTAGATTTTTGAGTTTAATTTTCTTGATTGGCTAAAGATATGCGCTTTaaattgttttcttttcttaggAACTGTTATTCAATTCAATTAATGTTgagttatgtttttttttcttgataagCATGTTGTGAACTTTTTGCTCGGATAATAGATTTTCAATTATGTGACCAATTTGCTCCAGTTGGATATCCAATGATATATTTTCCATAGGTagacaaaagaaataaaatgatttGTAGTATCATCTAACTATTGTGCCTTTTTATTCTGTTAAGGTGATTTGTCAGGGACTATATATTGTGACTCTCATATACTCATAAACCAGCTATCTTTTTCCTTAATTTATCACTACATACTCATAAACCAGCTATCTTTTTCCTTAATTTATCACTACAtaggaaatagaaaaattgcTGCTTTATAGAATCTGAAAGATTTTAGTGTACAGTTTGGTTTATCttgtttaaaaaaattcacgtctgataattttattttctaagtgAATCCAGGATTTGAATCATTTGGTTCATGTGAACtgcttttataaattttttgaaCTTCTGAATCCACTGTTTTCATGAAAGACATTTATTGTTTTCCACAGTCACTACAACGAACCAAGCAAGGGTTGCGTTGAAGATGATTAGGGAAAAGAAAGACAGATTCGACTTGGTGATTAGTGATGTGCACATGCCTGACATGGATGGCTTTAAGCTTCTGGAGCTTGTTGGTCTTGAAATGGATCTACCTGTTATCAGTAAGTTCACCAGGACAAACTAATCCACACGCTAAATCTTTAATGGTTTCCCGGTTGTATAAATTTACTCTTTCAAGAATTTGTTGCGTACACTGTCGTTTGATCTGCTATTGATGCTATTCTGGTGCAGTGCTGTCAGCGAACAGTGATCCCAAGCTTGTAATGAAAGGGGTTACTCATGGTGCTTGCGACTATTTGGTGAAACCTATTCGGATTGAAGAGCTGAGGAACATTTGGCAGCATGTAATAAGGAGAAAAAAGGTTGATTCTAAGAACCAGAATAGATCGAGTAATCAAACCAAAGCTCATCCGGCAAGTGGAGAAGGTCATGGGTCTCCCTTGGCAGGAAATACTGACCAGAATGGAAAATTTAATAGAAAGAGGAAGGAAGATGACGATGAGACTGAAGATAACGATAATGAATATGAAGACAATGGTACACAGAAGAAACCCCGGGTTGTCTGGACTATCGAGCTTCACAGGAAGTTTGTGCAAGCAGTTAATCAGTTGGGAATTGAAAGTGAGATCTTCTAACTCATTACCTTTTGATATCCATACAAgttttttgttttgatattgTACTTTCTAATGTccaatttctttttattatgtTTCTCATGCAGAGGCCGTTCCTAAGAGAATTCTGGACATGATGAACGTCGAAGGCCTTACCCGGGAGAATGTGGCGAGCCATCTCCAGGCAATAATCCTTCTCGACCTATGTTTTTTCCATTTCCTGTGAAAATCAACTATGTGAATAAGACTTCAATGATATAACTCAAAGCATGTCGTTAACAGACCTAATGTAATAGCTTCCTATTCAAGACCATTCATTTGCTCTACATGTAGCATTTTGGAGTTTCGAGAAATTATGAGCATTGATGGATGCAAAGAAAATTATCTTCTTTTTTAATAGTAATTCTTGCAATTTTTCTTACTCTTTTTGGGCTGCCCTGCAGAAGTATAGGCTTTACCTGAAAAGAATTAGTACGGTTGCAACCCAGCAAGCAAACATGGCTGCTGCACTTGGGGTTAAGGATTCCGGTTTCATGCATATGGGCTCATTGGATGGGTTTGGAGATTTTCGGACTTTTAGTGGAACAAGACTAGGTAATGTTGCATTATCATCTTACCCGGGTGTCATGCTTGGTCGACTAAACAGTCCTGGTAATGTGAATATGCGCAACCTTACTCCATCCTCTCTAGTTCAGCCGACTCTAGCTCAAAACTTGAGCAGCTCCATCAATTCACTTGGGAAAATGAATCTTGTCCTTCCAACTTCCAATCAAACTCCAAGTTTGTTTCAAGGAATTCAGCCGTCTCTGGAAATGGATCAGTTGCAACACAATAAGGGCACTGCAAATTTTACTAGTATCAACAACTCCAGAATTTTCAGAACTGGCAGTGCTGGAGCAGCTCTAGGCAGCTCGAACAGCTTGTTTAATAGTCCCATGAGTAATCCACTGTTGCTGCATGGAAACACACAACAACCTCTTAGTGGTGGCCGGTTTGGTAATCAGTCGGCTCCCTTTACCTCAGAATCCTTCAACAATGGTGTTTCTGATCCCACCAATGAGAACTGGCAGAATAGAGTCGATGCATCTAAAATCCACCCAAACACCCTGCTCTCTGCTGAGCCTTTTCACAGCCAGTTGCCTCTTAACGGTTTGAGAGATAATAACTCTTCAAACGGAACTTATTTACAGAACAACCCAATCGATCTTTCTTCTGGCTTGGCCTTACCACCTTTCGAAGATTCAAGAGAAATGCAGTGCCAGGTAGGGCCGATGGGCGATGTGCAGAATATGGCCCAAAGTTGGTCAGAACAAAGACAGGGTAGCGGAATCGTGAACCAGAAGATGGATATGTATACTGGTGGGAGATCGAGTAGTGGTGGTTCGGCCCTTGTGCAGCAGAATGGAAAACTTGTGACAGAATCCATACCAAGGTCTAACGAGGACTTCCTCTTCGAGCAACCAAAGTTACCATCAGGATTGGCTCCTCAAGGTTATGATTCGCTGGACGAACTGGTGAATGCTATGATCAAGCGGGTAGACAATCATTCGACTCTATCTTGAAAATTTtgcttaatattttttaatcacATTTACTATTATATATGTACTATATGTTATTAACATATGCTCCGTATCATGTTTTGTCGATTTGTAGGAACAAGATGAAAATGGTGAGTTTGCGTTTGAGAATTACTCGTTTGGAGCAGGTATGTAGCACGCGAGCCTTCTTCATCAAGTGCCAGCGTGAAATAGAAGCTTTCCACTCAAGACTATCTATATTTACAATTACTATCGTTTCTCTTGTCCATTTTAGCAAGCTTGATTTTAGCCCTTCTGTCATAGTTTTCCTCTTGTTAAGTCCCCAGTTATATTAAGCATTGAGAAACTTGGATTTTCTTGAGTTTAGAATTTATGAATAAATGTTCCACCACTGACCAAATGCATTCAGAATTTTGTTTGTTATAgacatttcaataatttttttcaatacCTTATCTCACTTTACTAATTTTTGCGAAGTATTAAAATATTGATAATGAACGgcttaaaagttaaaaatatttAACCGTGAATAGATGAAGCAATTAATTGATAAtgttttgattaattaaaataattattagaagTAAACAATTccagtaagagcatctccaatggcggcgtcggCACCGGCACGTCGATTTTTTgcggacgccggtgctgacgccga is part of the Salvia splendens isolate huo1 chromosome 6, SspV2, whole genome shotgun sequence genome and encodes:
- the LOC121806485 gene encoding two-component response regulator ARR12-like is translated as MVVEGIRGDAENFPVGMRVLAVDDDPTCLKLLETLLRKCHYNVTTTNQARVALKMIREKKDRFDLVISDVHMPDMDGFKLLELVGLEMDLPVIMLSANSDPKLVMKGVTHGACDYLVKPIRIEELRNIWQHVIRRKKVDSKNQNRSSNQTKAHPASGEGHGSPLAGNTDQNGKFNRKRKEDDDETEDNDNEYEDNGTQKKPRVVWTIELHRKFVQAVNQLGIEKAVPKRILDMMNVEGLTRENVASHLQKYRLYLKRISTVATQQANMAAALGVKDSGFMHMGSLDGFGDFRTFSGTRLGNVALSSYPGVMLGRLNSPGNVNMRNLTPSSLVQPTLAQNLSSSINSLGKMNLVLPTSNQTPSLFQGIQPSLEMDQLQHNKGTANFTSINNSRIFRTGSAGAALGSSNSLFNSPMSNPLLLHGNTQQPLSGGRFGNQSAPFTSESFNNGVSDPTNENWQNRVDASKIHPNTLLSAEPFHSQLPLNGLRDNNSSNGTYLQNNPIDLSSGLALPPFEDSREMQCQVGPMGDVQNMAQSWSEQRQGSGIVNQKMDMYTGGRSSSGGSALVQQNGKLVTESIPRSNEDFLFEQPKLPSGLAPQGYDSLDELVNAMIKREQDENGEFAFENYSFGAGM